In the genome of Populus trichocarpa isolate Nisqually-1 chromosome 6, P.trichocarpa_v4.1, whole genome shotgun sequence, one region contains:
- the LOC18111103 gene encoding ninja-family protein mc410 isoform X2 has product MEDENGLELSLGLGCGGSSSKSKGKNGSSSDTRMDKGDRGNKLVDDFINFLHGTPTQKQDSSARSQRSDSVKPQEKFFDDLTKNNAEADASINLNSRGLWVSSTNRSAENVEEKRPDLGNKRKLLFDELNNQKKHERDAHHADLHDKKSHILITTEDGSTAENEDVAESEVEGSTSRLASHHDNGAKQFIGVGGPPEATKEVRGFSDSSVVELQGQRRLNGSSENEFKQGNLNYGVPFSVQPVSIMNVPYSFPVNKSNSVGAPSTSGHPITGMIQVLPTSNGEQRTGNQSVNTGNLQVMFGYSPVQLPTLDKDNSWGLISHIQQFPASYAGRALSNAEKQNDGLKISQAMQAIARNLTEVEQHEGSTLGQAKGDGKQLIVEVGSSSHTEDDAKGSTMNLRPKDAPKQSTAETLCFDFSAIKPGIGPAMKIGGCGSYPNLPWVSTTLPGPNGRTISGVTYKYSANEIRIVCACHGSHMSPEEFVRHASEENVNPGNGNGLATFPGTNPAASTQS; this is encoded by the exons ATGGAGGATGAGAATGGGCTTGAGCTTAGTTTGGGTCTAGGTTGTGGTGGATCATCTTCCAAATCCAAAGGTAAAAATGGCAGCTCTTCAGATACTAGGATGGATAAAGGTGATAGAGGCAACAAATTGGTagatgattttataaattttcttcaTGGTACTCCTACCCAGAAGCAAGATTCAAGTGCTAGATCTCAAAGAAGTGATTCAGTGAAACCTCAAGAGAAGTTCTTTGATGACCTTACCAAGAACAATGCTGAAGCAGATGCTTCTATTAACTTGAACAGTAGGGGGCTGTGGGTTTCAAGCACTAATAGATCTGCAgaaaatgttgaagaaaaaagacCAGACCTGGGTAACAAGCGTAAACTGTTATTTGATGAGTTAAATAATCAGAAGAAGCACGAGAGAGATGCTCATCATGCTGATTTACATGACAAGAAATCACATATTTTAATAACCACAGAAGATGGCTCAACTGCTGAAAATGAAGATGTGGCAGAGTCTGAAGTTGAGGGTTCCACCTCAAGGTTGGCTTCTCACCATGATAATGGTGCGAAACAGTTTATTGGAGTTGGAGGTCCACCTGAGGCTACAAAGGAGGTTCGTGGATTTTCTGATTCAAGTGTTGTGGAGTTACAAGGACAAAGGAGGCTCAATGGTTCTTCAGAAAATGAATTCAAGCAGGGAAACTTAAATTATGGAGTTCCATTCTCAGTCCAACCAGTAAGCATCATGAATGTGCCTTACTCATTTCCTGTGAATAAGTCTAACTCTGTAGGTGCGCCCAGCACTTCAGGCCATCCAATAACAGGCATGATTCAGGTGTTGCCTACTTCAAATGGTGAGCAGCGAACAGGGAACCAATCTGTGAATACTGGAAATTTGCAAGTTATGTTTGGCTATTCCCCAGTCCAGCTTCCGACATTGGATAAAGATAATTCCTGGGGCTTGATCTCTCATATTCAACAGTTCCCTGCTTCCTATGCTGGCAGAGCTCTGTCAAATGCAGAGAAGCAGAATGATGGGCTGAAGATTTCTCAAG CCATGCAAGCTATTGCTCGAAATTTGACTGAGGTTGAACAACATGAAGGGAGCACATTGGGACAGGCCAAAGGCGACGGCAAACAACTTATTGTAGAGGTAGGCTCCTCTTCTCATACTGAAGATGATGCAAAAGGAAGCACCATGAACCTTAGGCCAAAGGATGCACCCAAACAATCAACAGCAGAAACACtctgttttgatttttcagCCATAAAGCCAGGTATTGGCCCAGCCATGAAAATTGGGGGATGTGGTTCGTATCCGAATTTGCCATGGGTATCTACCACATTGCCTGGCCCAAATGGCAGAACGATTTCTGGTGTTACCTACAAATACAGTGCAAATGAAATCAGGATTGTATGTGCCTGTCATGGTTCCCACATGTCCCCTGAGGAGTTTGTTCGACATGCAAGTGAAGAAAATGTTAATCCAGGTAATGGCAACGGGTTAGCAACATTCCCAGGAACCAATCCTGCTGCCTCTACTCAGAGCTGA
- the LOC18111103 gene encoding ninja-family protein mc410 isoform X1 — MEDENGLELSLGLGCGGSSSKSKGKNGSSSDTRMDKGDRGNKLVDDFINFLHGTPTQKQDSSARSQRSDSVKPQEKFFDDLTKNNAEADASINLNSRGLWVSSTNRSAENVEEKRPDLGNKRKLLFDELNNQKKHERDAHHADLHDKKSHILITTEDGSTAENEDVAESEVEGSTSRLASHHDNGAKQFIGVGGPPEATKEVRGFSDSSVVELQGQRRLNGSSENEFKQGNLNYGVPFSVQPVSIMNVPYSFPVNKSNSVGAPSTSGHPITGMIQVLPTSNGEQRTGNQSVNTGNLQVMFGYSPVQLPTLDKDNSWGLISHIQQFPASYAGRALSNAEKQNDGLKISQAAMQAIARNLTEVEQHEGSTLGQAKGDGKQLIVEVGSSSHTEDDAKGSTMNLRPKDAPKQSTAETLCFDFSAIKPGIGPAMKIGGCGSYPNLPWVSTTLPGPNGRTISGVTYKYSANEIRIVCACHGSHMSPEEFVRHASEENVNPGNGNGLATFPGTNPAASTQS; from the exons ATGGAGGATGAGAATGGGCTTGAGCTTAGTTTGGGTCTAGGTTGTGGTGGATCATCTTCCAAATCCAAAGGTAAAAATGGCAGCTCTTCAGATACTAGGATGGATAAAGGTGATAGAGGCAACAAATTGGTagatgattttataaattttcttcaTGGTACTCCTACCCAGAAGCAAGATTCAAGTGCTAGATCTCAAAGAAGTGATTCAGTGAAACCTCAAGAGAAGTTCTTTGATGACCTTACCAAGAACAATGCTGAAGCAGATGCTTCTATTAACTTGAACAGTAGGGGGCTGTGGGTTTCAAGCACTAATAGATCTGCAgaaaatgttgaagaaaaaagacCAGACCTGGGTAACAAGCGTAAACTGTTATTTGATGAGTTAAATAATCAGAAGAAGCACGAGAGAGATGCTCATCATGCTGATTTACATGACAAGAAATCACATATTTTAATAACCACAGAAGATGGCTCAACTGCTGAAAATGAAGATGTGGCAGAGTCTGAAGTTGAGGGTTCCACCTCAAGGTTGGCTTCTCACCATGATAATGGTGCGAAACAGTTTATTGGAGTTGGAGGTCCACCTGAGGCTACAAAGGAGGTTCGTGGATTTTCTGATTCAAGTGTTGTGGAGTTACAAGGACAAAGGAGGCTCAATGGTTCTTCAGAAAATGAATTCAAGCAGGGAAACTTAAATTATGGAGTTCCATTCTCAGTCCAACCAGTAAGCATCATGAATGTGCCTTACTCATTTCCTGTGAATAAGTCTAACTCTGTAGGTGCGCCCAGCACTTCAGGCCATCCAATAACAGGCATGATTCAGGTGTTGCCTACTTCAAATGGTGAGCAGCGAACAGGGAACCAATCTGTGAATACTGGAAATTTGCAAGTTATGTTTGGCTATTCCCCAGTCCAGCTTCCGACATTGGATAAAGATAATTCCTGGGGCTTGATCTCTCATATTCAACAGTTCCCTGCTTCCTATGCTGGCAGAGCTCTGTCAAATGCAGAGAAGCAGAATGATGGGCTGAAGATTTCTCAAG CAGCCATGCAAGCTATTGCTCGAAATTTGACTGAGGTTGAACAACATGAAGGGAGCACATTGGGACAGGCCAAAGGCGACGGCAAACAACTTATTGTAGAGGTAGGCTCCTCTTCTCATACTGAAGATGATGCAAAAGGAAGCACCATGAACCTTAGGCCAAAGGATGCACCCAAACAATCAACAGCAGAAACACtctgttttgatttttcagCCATAAAGCCAGGTATTGGCCCAGCCATGAAAATTGGGGGATGTGGTTCGTATCCGAATTTGCCATGGGTATCTACCACATTGCCTGGCCCAAATGGCAGAACGATTTCTGGTGTTACCTACAAATACAGTGCAAATGAAATCAGGATTGTATGTGCCTGTCATGGTTCCCACATGTCCCCTGAGGAGTTTGTTCGACATGCAAGTGAAGAAAATGTTAATCCAGGTAATGGCAACGGGTTAGCAACATTCCCAGGAACCAATCCTGCTGCCTCTACTCAGAGCTGA
- the LOC112327981 gene encoding uncharacterized protein LOC112327981, which yields MIAKSKRGEDHVKVLKKLFERLRKYELKLNPAKCSFGVKSGKLLGFVVSEKGIEVDPDKAKAIQSMPSPKTENEVLLSENDIVYMTRKVVKGSAIADHLADNVVEDYEPLDFDLPDENVLSIEEEEEKTDWWTMFFDGAVNVYGNGAGTIIIYPDKKQYPVSVKLHFECTNNTTEYEASTLAVMAMIDLGHKVQHLHIDIRNNPTHCCSVEGEIDGNPWYYDIKNFMQNQEYPMGASKMDKKTLTRLAMDFYLDGEILYKRSFDGTLLRCLNEIDARNALREVHEGTCSTYANG from the exons atgATTGCCAAGTCCAAGAGGGGAGAAGATCATGTAAAGGTTTTAAAGAAGTTATTTGAGAGGTTGAGGAAGTATGAACTGAAGCTCAACCCTGCAAAATGTTCGTTTGGAGTTAAGTCCGGAAAGCTGCtaggatttgtggtaagtgAAAAGGGTATAGAGGTGGATCCTGATAAAGCGAAGGCCATCCAATCCATGCCATCCCCAAAGACGGAGAATGAG GTTTTGTTATCAGAAAATGACATAGTGTATATGACAAGAAAAGTCGTGAAGGGAAGCGCGATTGCTGACCACCTAGCTGATAACGTTGTTGAAGATTATGAGCCATTGGATTTTGATTTGCCTGATGAAAATGTACTATcaatagaggaagaagaagagaagacagattggtggacCATGTTTTTTGATGGGGCAGTGAATGTGTATGGTAATGGGGCTGGCACAATTATAATCTATCCGGATAAAAAGCAGTATCCGGTTTCAGTTAAATTGCATTTTGAATGTACCAACAATACAACTGAGTATGAGGCTT CCACGTTGGCTGTTATGGCTATGATTGATCTCGGGCATAAGGTACAACATTTACACATTGACATCAGAAATAACCCAACTCACTGTTGCtcagttgaaggagagatagatGGAAATCCTTGGTACTACGATATTAAGAATTTTATGCAAAATCAGGAATATCCTATGGGAGCTTCGAAGATGGATAAGAAAACCCTAACAAGATTGGCCATGGATTTCTATTTAGACGGAGAGATTCTGTATAAAAGATCATTTGACGGAACCTtgctaaggtgtttgaatgagaTAGATGCTAGAAATGCTTTACGAGAGGTCCATGAAGGGACTTGCTCAACTTATGCTAATGGGTAG